One Alicyclobacillus acidoterrestris DNA window includes the following coding sequences:
- a CDS encoding DUF1146 domain-containing protein — MTNTAANTPLTLGVDGTVTLLFFFLGLVAAWWALGAVKWDKFVNQPLSSQVQMLRFFLALLGGIVAVLVALLLLGAMMFVRAL, encoded by the coding sequence GTGACGAACACAGCGGCAAATACCCCGTTGACACTGGGCGTTGACGGCACCGTGACATTGCTGTTTTTCTTTTTGGGGCTGGTTGCTGCCTGGTGGGCCCTTGGTGCGGTCAAATGGGATAAGTTTGTGAACCAGCCGTTGAGTTCGCAGGTTCAGATGCTTCGATTCTTCCTTGCGCTTCTCGGGGGCATTGTTGCAGTTCTTGTGGCACTCTTGTTACTTGGTGCTATGATGTTTGTGCGCGCACTTTAG